A stretch of Verrucomicrobiia bacterium DNA encodes these proteins:
- a CDS encoding RNA polymerase sigma factor yields MESLVKEPTLEQTQPAGDGTSPGLGDFTNVYEEHSRAIYYLSLRFLGDPQKAEDATHDVFLKAFRKLDQFRRESSCRTWLYRIAINHCRNLQQTWSGRHIFSNADEAVWETAVARTDSPLRVLETKELGQRIQRTLEALPEEYRLLLLLVADEELSYEEIGTLTEQSSDAIRGKLHRARKAFAALFEKNG; encoded by the coding sequence ATGGAATCGCTCGTGAAGGAGCCCACGCTAGAGCAAACACAGCCGGCCGGCGACGGAACGTCGCCAGGACTGGGGGACTTCACGAACGTTTACGAGGAGCACAGCCGCGCCATTTATTACCTTTCGCTGCGATTCCTGGGTGATCCGCAGAAGGCGGAGGATGCGACGCATGACGTTTTCCTAAAGGCCTTTCGAAAACTGGATCAATTTCGGAGGGAGTCCTCGTGCCGCACGTGGCTGTATCGAATCGCCATCAACCATTGCCGCAACCTCCAGCAGACCTGGTCTGGCCGGCACATTTTCAGCAATGCCGACGAGGCAGTTTGGGAAACCGCGGTTGCCCGGACTGATTCCCCTTTGCGCGTGCTTGAAACCAAGGAGCTCGGGCAGCGGATCCAGAGAACGCTGGAAGCGTTGCCAGAGGAGTATCGGCTCCTGCTGCTCCTCGTGGCGGATGAAGAGCTGAGCTACGAGGAGATCGGCACGCTGACGGAACAATCGTCCGACGCCATCCGGGGAAAACTGCATCGCGCACGCAAGGCTTTCGCCGCGCTTTTTGAGAAGAACGGGTGA
- a CDS encoding rhomboid family intramembrane serine protease, which translates to MKRFLISLLSSMPPGPRFLVLFYALTFPLVLAGRVPALNPVGIVYQWLGLDPVSIWDGQVWRLVTYAFFPAGIVDWAVSLFWLVTLAMVLGRSFSSSGFLAYCLMCAAAGGLPLVCIFPGASIGIVTCVPLIFGLLVAWERLYGRERILMLGIGEVSVRHAAIVVGVINVAVIVFCAGLLVTSSLLCGGVAGFLYFTLGRRNVMKGRSRVVDSSERMARLEL; encoded by the coding sequence ATGAAACGCTTCCTGATCAGTCTTCTCTCATCGATGCCTCCGGGTCCGCGGTTCCTCGTGCTATTCTACGCGCTGACATTTCCGCTCGTTTTGGCCGGCCGGGTGCCAGCGCTGAACCCGGTGGGCATTGTATATCAATGGTTGGGGCTGGATCCGGTGTCGATCTGGGACGGCCAGGTGTGGCGCCTGGTTACTTACGCATTCTTTCCCGCCGGAATTGTTGATTGGGCCGTGAGCCTGTTCTGGCTCGTTACGCTGGCGATGGTACTGGGGCGCAGTTTCTCATCGAGTGGCTTCCTGGCCTACTGCCTCATGTGCGCGGCGGCGGGTGGGCTGCCATTAGTATGCATATTTCCGGGCGCCAGCATTGGCATTGTAACTTGTGTGCCGCTCATCTTCGGTTTGCTGGTTGCATGGGAACGTTTATATGGCCGGGAACGGATTCTGATGCTCGGCATTGGAGAAGTGTCGGTCCGGCATGCTGCGATTGTGGTCGGCGTGATCAACGTCGCAGTCATTGTGTTTTGCGCAGGGCTCCTGGTCACATCGTCCTTGCTGTGCGGCGGAGTGGCCGGCTTCCTTTATTTCACACTCGGGCGCCGCAATGTCATGAAAGGTCGCAGCCGGGTCGTGGATTCATCGGAACGCATGGCGCGATTGGAATTATGA
- a CDS encoding YciI family protein, whose protein sequence is MNTKSDNGYMLLFRGTDWQKGLSPAQMQQVADQWMAWFKGLVDSGTALAGNPLEREGRVVSNGRVCADGPFVETKETIAGYFLLKVKTMAEAEAIARKCPGLPFGAVVEVRPVAAECPLADESKTELHIAQH, encoded by the coding sequence ATGAACACAAAATCGGACAATGGATATATGCTGCTGTTCCGCGGCACTGACTGGCAAAAAGGTCTTTCCCCGGCGCAAATGCAGCAGGTGGCGGATCAATGGATGGCCTGGTTCAAGGGCCTCGTGGACTCCGGAACCGCCCTCGCTGGAAACCCTCTGGAGCGGGAAGGCCGGGTCGTCTCGAACGGAAGAGTTTGCGCGGACGGACCGTTCGTCGAGACCAAGGAAACCATTGCCGGATACTTCCTTCTCAAGGTGAAAACCATGGCAGAGGCCGAGGCGATCGCTCGCAAATGCCCCGGTTTGCCATTCGGAGCCGTCGTCGAAGTCCGCCCCGTCGCTGCAGAATGCCCGCTCGCCGACGAATCAAAAACAGAACTCCACATCGCTCAACACTAA
- a CDS encoding radical SAM protein, translating to MNTLEASRIPTQGATRCALARGRVPFARAALASCTLCAHACGVNRLRGPAGLCHAGGHARIFSAQVEVSDELELVPTFALAFSGCDLRCDFCITGAPSWNPRLGELFDAARLSSRIQRALEEGARSVMFLGGEPTVHLPDVLELVAELPGSAKLVWKTNAHGSAQSREWLENVFDVWLADYKFGNDTCAERLAHVRNYNSVVRENLLWAASHSDLIIRHLLMPGHLDCCWRSVAEWIACHLPSIRVNLRSGFWPAWKAARHAELRGTVGRVEAERASDIARELNLRLIE from the coding sequence ATGAACACGTTGGAGGCTTCCCGAATTCCCACGCAGGGTGCAACGCGTTGTGCGCTGGCACGCGGGCGCGTCCCGTTCGCCCGCGCGGCACTGGCTTCCTGCACGCTTTGCGCCCATGCATGCGGCGTCAATCGCCTGAGAGGTCCCGCTGGCCTTTGTCATGCGGGCGGGCATGCGAGGATCTTCAGTGCGCAGGTAGAGGTCTCGGATGAGCTGGAATTGGTTCCCACGTTTGCGCTGGCATTCAGCGGTTGTGATCTCCGTTGCGACTTCTGCATCACGGGCGCGCCCAGTTGGAATCCGCGGCTCGGCGAGCTGTTCGATGCTGCACGCTTGTCGAGCCGCATTCAGCGGGCCCTCGAAGAGGGTGCGCGATCGGTCATGTTTCTGGGCGGGGAACCGACAGTGCACCTGCCGGATGTGCTTGAGCTGGTGGCTGAACTTCCCGGCTCTGCGAAGCTGGTTTGGAAAACCAACGCGCATGGATCCGCGCAAAGCCGGGAGTGGCTGGAAAACGTGTTTGATGTCTGGCTTGCCGATTACAAGTTTGGCAACGACACCTGCGCGGAGCGACTGGCGCACGTTCGCAATTACAATTCCGTCGTTCGCGAAAACCTGCTCTGGGCTGCGTCGCACTCGGACCTGATCATTCGCCACCTGCTCATGCCCGGCCATCTGGATTGCTGCTGGCGATCGGTCGCCGAATGGATCGCGTGCCACCTGCCATCGATTCGCGTGAATCTCCGCAGCGGGTTTTGGCCCGCGTGGAAGGCCGCGCGTCACGCGGAATTGCGCGGAACCGTTGGACGCGTGGAGGCGGAACGCGCGAGCGACATCGCGCGCGAGTTGAACCTGCGGTTGATCGAATGA